One segment of bacterium DNA contains the following:
- a CDS encoding acetyl-CoA carboxylase carboxyltransferase subunit beta: MAWKRSVEYILKPKKRKGIPEGLWSKCLACSRILYTEQLIKNFKVCPKCGYHFRLSAKERLSQLLEDDTFEELDANLESVDPLKFEDSKKYPQRIKEAQEKTGLKEAVITGEGVIGTYKVAVGFFDFPFLGGSMASVVGEKICRLIEAAGEKKLPLVIVSASGGARMQEGILSLMQMAKTSAALSFYSKKALPYISVLTDPTTGGVSASFAFLADIIIAEQGALIGFAGPRVIEQTVRQKLPDKFQKAEFLLEHGMVDMVVHRKNLKQVLLKIFKLFYIKSVSSTRQDPVVGIERKNSNINKG; the protein is encoded by the coding sequence ATGGCATGGAAGAGAAGCGTAGAATATATATTAAAACCTAAAAAGAGAAAAGGCATACCTGAAGGGCTTTGGTCAAAATGTCTTGCTTGCTCAAGAATTCTTTATACGGAGCAATTGATAAAAAACTTTAAGGTTTGTCCAAAATGTGGCTACCATTTTCGATTATCTGCAAAAGAAAGATTATCTCAATTATTAGAAGACGACACCTTTGAGGAATTGGATGCCAATCTTGAATCGGTTGACCCACTAAAGTTTGAAGACAGCAAAAAATATCCACAGAGAATTAAAGAAGCGCAAGAAAAGACAGGTCTAAAAGAAGCTGTCATCACGGGGGAGGGGGTAATAGGGACATATAAAGTGGCTGTCGGGTTTTTCGACTTCCCGTTTTTGGGTGGGAGTATGGCTTCTGTTGTCGGCGAAAAAATCTGTCGCTTAATAGAAGCGGCAGGAGAAAAGAAACTCCCATTGGTAATTGTTTCTGCATCCGGAGGCGCAAGAATGCAGGAAGGAATTTTATCTCTTATGCAAATGGCAAAAACGTCCGCAGCGCTTAGTTTTTATAGTAAAAAGGCATTACCCTATATCTCTGTTTTAACCGACCCTACTACGGGAGGTGTTTCTGCTTCTTTTGCTTTTTTAGCGGACATAATTATTGCCGAACAGGGAGCTTTAATCGGTTTTGCGGGCCCAAGAGTAATTGAACAAACCGTTAGACAAAAATTACCGGATAAGTTTCAAAAAGCGGAGTTTTTACTGGAACACGGAATGGTAGACATGGTGGTTCACAGAAAGAATTTAAAGCAGGTATTGCTCAAAATTTTTAAGTTGTTCTATATTAAATCTGTTAGTTCTACCCGCCAGGATCCGGTAGTAGGGATTGAACGAAAAAATTCTAATATAAATAAAGGTTAA